The nucleotide sequence GTCGGTCGGATTTCGCGCAGGTTGCCGCGCGACATGACGCCCACCCGATCACACACGGCCAATAGTTCCGGCAAATACGAGCTGACGAAGATCACGCTCTTGCCGCTGGCGGCCAGCTCTCCCATGCGCCGATAGATTTCCGCTTTCGTGCCTACGTCGATGCCGCGCGTCGGTTCGTCTAAGAGCAGCACGTCGGCCCCCTGGTGCAGCACACGGGCCAGCGCCACCTTCTGTTGATTGCCGCCCGACAGTTCCTTGACCAGTTGCTGCGGCCCGGCGGCCTTCACCTCCAATTGAGCCACCCAATCGCGGACGGCTGCCTCGCGGCGTCGCAAGTTGATCCAGCCCCAGCGACTGTAAGGCCGCAACCGGCTGAGCGTCAGATTGTCGGCGATCGACAGCTCTTGCGCGAGCCCTTCCGCTTTACGATCCTCCGAAACCAGCCCGAGCCCGGCCCTCATGCGAGCGCGCGGCGTGGGGCGCGGGCAGAAGCTGGCGACGCGCAGGCTTCCGTCGCGCACCGGATCGAGACCGAAGATGCAGCGCAGCAATTCCGTGCGTCCCGCCCCGACCAGGCCCGCGATGCCCAGGATTTCGCCGCGGCGCAGCTCGAAGGAAACGTTCCGCGGCGTTTTCAGACCGCTGAGGGCATCGAGCGCCAGGATCGGCTCGCCCGGCGTGTGCGGCACGGTAGGAAATAGATCGTTGACGCTGCGACCGACCATCAGGGATACGATCGTCGCCTCGCTCGCCCCGGAAAGGCTGCCGCTGCCGACCGTTTGCCCATCGCGCAGCACGGTGTATCGCTGGGCAATGCGGCGAATCTCCTCGAGGAAATGGCTGATGTAGATCACGCCCAGGCCCGACTCGCGCAGCCTCTCGATCACCTGAAACAGGTGCTCGACATCGTGAGCCGTGAGCGAGCTGGTCGGCTCGTCGAAGACGATCACCTTGGGCGCCAGGACCAGGGCCCGGGCGATCTCGACCAGTTGCCGCGCGCCGACGGAAAGTTGCCGTACCGGCGTCTCGGGCCGCAGGTCGGGATGGCCCAGGGTCGCCAGCGCCTCGCGAACTTTCGCCCGCTGCACGCCGCGCCGCAGCCAGCCGAAACGGTGCTCCTCCTGGCCGAGCATGATGTTGTCCTCCACGCTCAAATCGGGCGCGAGGTTCAGCTCCTGATAGATCATGGCCACGCCCGCCTGCCGCGCCTGCTGCGGGCCGCTGGGAGCGTAGCTCCGCCCGTCGAGGTACATCTCGCCCGCGTCCGGCCGATGCGCGCCGGAGAGCACCTTCATGAGGGTGCTTTTGCCGGCCCCGTTTTCGCCGATCAGGGCCATCACTTCGCCGGCGCGTACCGATAGCTCGACGTCGGCCAGGGCGCGCGTGGCGCCAAAGCTCTTCGAGATGCCGTGCATCGACAAAAGCGCAGAACGATCGGGCATGCGGGCGTGGAACGGCCGGCTAGGGTGCGACGACGAATTGTCGGACCGCGGCGCGAGCGGGCCGAAACACCCATGCTAACACCCGGCGGCGAGCCAACCTAGGGAGCGCTGGCGAAAATGAAGGCCGTAAGCAGGGAACGCGGAAACCCCCTCTCAGTAGCGCGCCCCGTCGACAAACATTCCCTGTGATGGAACCTTCACCCACACTACCGGTCAGCAGTGCGCTCGCTGCGATGGCCCTACTCCTATTTCTACCGTGTCCAAAGCCGAGCCCCCAGAATAACAAGCAACGTCAAAGCACCGAATACCGTGAGAACGATTGCAGATGGCTCGGGCACGAACGCCAGGCCAACGGGATGGCTTAAGCCGCTCGCGAATGTGCTTCGAGTGCCGTCCGGCGAGAACTTAAAAATCTTCCCAGAGTATTCGTCGGCCTCGTACAAGTTTCCGCTCGAATCGAAGGCGAGGTTGGCGGGATAGAATAATCCCGTGGCGAAGACAGAAAGATTACCATCGGGTGTTATTTTGTCGATCTCCCCCGTCGCATTGCCTTGCGTCACGAATAGATTTCCGTTTGCATCGAACGCCAAGCCCTCAGGGTAGATAAGTCCCGTCGCATAGACCGACTCGCTTCCATCGGGCGCAACCTTTAAGATCGAGGCGGTTGGGGCCGTCAGGCTTGGCGAATTCGTGACGTACAGGTTCCCTTGGGCATCGAATGTTAGCGCATAGGGGCGGGTCGCATTCGCGAAAAGTACGGGCTGCGCATTGCTTGTGAATTTATAGACGCCGTTGGTTTCCCATTGCGCTCCGAAGAGATTGCCGGCCGAATCAAAAGCCAGTCCCACAACCTGTCCCTTGATTTGCGTGACCGTCGAGCGCGTTCCACTTGGGGTAAATCTATATAAGACCGTTCCATCCTGATCCGTTTCGAAGACATTGCCGCTGGCGTCGACCGCGATACCGCTCGAAGCGAAGTAGTTTGCAGGTCCCGCAAACTGGGAAACGCCGCCGGACGAGCTGATCTTGTAAATGCCACCGGGATCATCGTAACTAGTTACATAGAGGCTTTCCGC is from Pirellulales bacterium and encodes:
- a CDS encoding sugar ABC transporter ATP-binding protein; this translates as MPDRSALLSMHGISKSFGATRALADVELSVRAGEVMALIGENGAGKSTLMKVLSGAHRPDAGEMYLDGRSYAPSGPQQARQAGVAMIYQELNLAPDLSVEDNIMLGQEEHRFGWLRRGVQRAKVREALATLGHPDLRPETPVRQLSVGARQLVEIARALVLAPKVIVFDEPTSSLTAHDVEHLFQVIERLRESGLGVIYISHFLEEIRRIAQRYTVLRDGQTVGSGSLSGASEATIVSLMVGRSVNDLFPTVPHTPGEPILALDALSGLKTPRNVSFELRRGEILGIAGLVGAGRTELLRCIFGLDPVRDGSLRVASFCPRPTPRARMRAGLGLVSEDRKAEGLAQELSIADNLTLSRLRPYSRWGWINLRRREAAVRDWVAQLEVKAAGPQQLVKELSGGNQQKVALARVLHQGADVLLLDEPTRGIDVGTKAEIYRRMGELAASGKSVIFVSSYLPELLAVCDRVGVMSRGNLREIRPTSAWNEEAVMACAIGGDES
- a CDS encoding NHL repeat-containing protein; the protein is MLARLFVLSAFLVVEILLCRPTVSIAESLYVTSYDDPGGIYKISSSGGVSQFAGPANYFASSGIAVDASGNVFETDQDGTVLYRFTPSGTRSTVTQIKGQVVGLAFDSAGNLFGAQWETNGVYKFTSNAQPVLFANATRPYALTFDAQGNLYVTNSPSLTAPTASILKVAPDGSESVYATGLIYPEGLAFDANGNLFVTQGNATGEIDKITPDGNLSVFATGLFYPANLAFDSSGNLYEADEYSGKIFKFSPDGTRSTFASGLSHPVGLAFVPEPSAIVLTVFGALTLLVILGARLWTR